The following are encoded in a window of Nibricoccus aquaticus genomic DNA:
- a CDS encoding PDZ domain-containing protein translates to MRALRTLILPTLAIIALSLLPCHLHASDTAPASPEAATAADDIMGDVTLLPALNASAGRIEDFGFRVSPAYEPARSTFFNRVYTPVVDVVLPNTAASRAGLEPGDRIVSSDGAPTASGSFSLKKWRRIQETKWAAVARGENDVTWTLVVESATTQKRRTLHLRIPTPPPRWGDTVWRAPDRRPALIPEPGPLADRARLILDHGIHVLLRRSYLNGLQLPVDANQPYFLCHQWTLWSDSVGHRIYVSQQRGRTDIILEAISAEASADLSANAATATPGRPISSPTTIFARESRVYLTSPSGALERAWALPRGRPQQEIPHDLARPEFQRELDFWLNQTTTSSPRWPLTVNADHTPAPDLSETPPPISEAPISPDQNPPQATSAAFQKLPRATDTQRALFEDAFAKIGAESDRWAYTETTRRAGEKKTTVTRIDPSRPEHERCTLLEIGGKPPTPDELHRWRENGGDDTDPLGELRNLRNSIDRTDLRLFADEVAALVFELPVPSTSADFPSDKFQALFRVNKTTRALEDIVVKLREPLRFSGVVKVTEAGLEARFKTLDPAYPPQPVMLRGGGAVRVLFAKISRDFETTRTHFKRVETASSAP, encoded by the coding sequence ATGCGCGCCCTTCGAACGCTCATACTCCCCACTCTCGCGATCATCGCGCTCAGCCTGCTCCCCTGCCACCTACACGCTTCCGATACAGCGCCAGCATCGCCCGAAGCCGCAACCGCCGCAGACGACATCATGGGCGACGTCACCCTCCTGCCCGCGCTCAACGCCTCCGCCGGCCGCATCGAGGACTTCGGCTTCCGCGTCTCCCCTGCCTACGAACCCGCCCGATCCACCTTCTTCAATCGCGTGTACACACCCGTGGTCGACGTCGTGCTCCCCAATACCGCCGCCTCCCGCGCCGGCCTCGAACCCGGCGACCGCATCGTCAGCTCCGACGGCGCTCCCACTGCCAGCGGCTCCTTCTCCCTCAAAAAATGGCGGCGTATCCAGGAAACCAAGTGGGCCGCCGTCGCCCGCGGTGAAAACGACGTCACCTGGACCCTTGTCGTCGAATCCGCCACCACTCAAAAACGCCGCACGCTTCACCTCCGCATTCCCACGCCGCCCCCGCGCTGGGGCGATACCGTGTGGCGCGCGCCTGATCGCCGCCCCGCCCTCATTCCCGAGCCCGGCCCGCTCGCCGACCGCGCCCGCCTCATTCTCGACCACGGCATCCACGTCCTACTCCGCCGCTCCTACCTCAACGGCCTCCAACTCCCCGTCGATGCCAACCAACCCTATTTTCTCTGCCACCAGTGGACGCTCTGGAGCGACTCGGTCGGCCACCGCATCTACGTGAGCCAGCAACGCGGCCGCACCGACATCATCCTCGAAGCGATCTCCGCCGAAGCCTCCGCCGATCTCTCCGCAAACGCCGCCACCGCCACGCCCGGCCGCCCCATCTCGTCGCCCACCACCATCTTCGCCCGTGAGTCCCGCGTGTACCTCACCTCGCCCTCCGGCGCACTCGAACGCGCCTGGGCCCTCCCGCGCGGCCGTCCGCAACAAGAAATCCCCCACGACCTCGCCCGCCCCGAGTTCCAGCGCGAACTCGATTTCTGGCTCAACCAGACCACCACCTCCTCCCCCCGCTGGCCGCTCACCGTAAACGCCGATCACACCCCCGCGCCCGACCTCTCCGAAACTCCACCGCCCATCTCCGAAGCCCCCATTTCTCCCGATCAAAATCCCCCACAAGCCACCTCCGCCGCGTTTCAAAAACTCCCCCGCGCCACCGACACCCAGCGCGCCCTCTTCGAAGACGCCTTCGCGAAAATCGGCGCCGAGTCCGATCGCTGGGCCTACACCGAAACCACCCGCCGTGCCGGCGAAAAGAAAACCACCGTCACCCGCATCGATCCCTCCAGGCCCGAACACGAGCGCTGCACCCTCCTCGAAATCGGCGGCAAACCACCCACTCCCGACGAACTCCACCGCTGGCGCGAAAACGGCGGCGACGACACCGATCCACTCGGCGAACTCCGCAACCTCCGAAACTCCATCGACCGCACCGACCTCCGCCTCTTCGCCGACGAAGTCGCCGCCCTCGTCTTCGAACTGCCCGTTCCCTCCACCTCTGCGGATTTCCCGTCCGATAAATTCCAGGCGCTCTTCCGCGTGAACAAAACCACGCGCGCCCTCGAAGACATCGTCGTGAAACTCCGCGAGCCGCTGCGTTTCTCCGGCGTCGTCAAAGTCACCGAGGCCGGCCTCGAAGCCCGCTTCAAAACCCTCGACCCCGCGTATCCGCCCCAGCCCGTGATGCTCCGCGGCGGCGGCGCTGTCCGCGTCCTCTTCGCGAAGATCTCCCGCGATTTCGAAACCACGCGCACCCATTTCAAACGCGTGGAGACCGCCTCGTCAGCTCCCTGA
- a CDS encoding NPCBM/NEW2 domain-containing protein yields the protein MKTPGALLVKLLLVSVAFTVPLFGSAGGEAKAFHAWAATPPMGWNSWDCFATTVTEAQTRAQAEYMAGHLKKHGWEYVVVDIQWYEPGATGYDYRKGAPLVMDEWGRLLPAENRFPSAGGGAGFKLLVEHVHSLGLKFGIHLMRGIPRLAVERNLPVKGTDVRAQDIADMKSICPWNPDMYGVDMSKPGAQEYYDSVFALIASWGVDYVKVDDIARPYDAHSAEIEAIRKAIDQAGRPMVLSLSPGETIIAAAEHVKRHANLWRISDDFWDNWPALHEQFARLDRWNPHRISGAWPDADMLPFGVIDLGKRTTRFTKDEQYTVMTLWSIARSPLMHGGDMTKMDEFTLSLLTNDDVLAVNQRSENNRPLFNRDNLIGWMADVPGSPDKYVALFNARERIELAPERAVFRGGVSRDAGRQSVAVDLEVTGATSLVLVADPTVDGTTWDHALWIDPRVVMADGSERSLLDQSWTRADAFWSNLSTEKAPGGGRMSSGGKPVARGIGAHAPALIEYALPAGAVRFLATAALDDAAVKATKGGSVEFRVFVGRPGDGSERPGLPVEVALKDLGISGPVKVRDLWAKQDLGEIGERFAPVIPWHGAGLYRVSVPAP from the coding sequence ATGAAAACTCCGGGCGCTCTCCTCGTTAAACTCTTACTCGTATCGGTCGCATTCACGGTGCCGCTGTTCGGAAGCGCCGGGGGCGAGGCCAAGGCGTTTCACGCATGGGCGGCGACGCCGCCGATGGGGTGGAACAGTTGGGATTGTTTCGCGACGACGGTGACCGAGGCGCAGACGCGCGCGCAGGCGGAGTACATGGCGGGACATCTCAAAAAACACGGTTGGGAGTATGTCGTGGTGGACATCCAGTGGTACGAGCCGGGCGCGACTGGTTACGATTATCGCAAAGGCGCGCCGCTGGTGATGGATGAGTGGGGGCGGTTGCTGCCGGCGGAGAATCGTTTCCCGTCGGCGGGTGGCGGCGCGGGTTTCAAGCTGCTCGTGGAGCATGTGCATTCGCTGGGACTCAAGTTCGGGATTCATCTCATGCGCGGGATTCCGCGGCTGGCGGTGGAGCGGAATCTGCCGGTGAAAGGCACCGACGTCCGCGCGCAGGATATCGCCGATATGAAGAGCATCTGCCCGTGGAATCCGGACATGTATGGCGTCGATATGTCGAAGCCGGGCGCGCAGGAATACTATGACTCGGTCTTCGCGCTGATTGCGTCGTGGGGAGTCGACTACGTGAAGGTGGACGACATCGCGCGTCCGTACGACGCGCATAGCGCGGAGATCGAAGCCATTCGGAAAGCTATCGACCAGGCGGGGCGTCCGATGGTGCTAAGCCTTTCGCCTGGCGAGACCATCATCGCGGCTGCGGAACATGTTAAGCGGCACGCGAATCTCTGGCGCATCAGCGACGATTTTTGGGACAACTGGCCGGCGCTGCATGAGCAGTTCGCGCGGCTGGATCGGTGGAATCCGCATCGTATTTCAGGCGCGTGGCCCGATGCGGATATGCTGCCCTTCGGCGTGATCGACCTCGGCAAGCGCACGACACGTTTCACGAAGGACGAGCAGTACACGGTGATGACGCTCTGGAGCATCGCGCGGTCGCCGCTGATGCACGGCGGGGATATGACGAAGATGGACGAGTTCACGCTTTCGTTGCTCACGAATGACGACGTGCTGGCGGTCAATCAGCGGAGCGAAAACAACCGCCCGCTTTTCAACCGCGATAATCTCATCGGCTGGATGGCGGATGTGCCTGGTTCGCCGGATAAGTATGTGGCGCTCTTCAATGCGCGTGAACGCATCGAACTCGCGCCGGAGCGCGCGGTGTTTCGTGGCGGAGTGTCGCGCGATGCTGGGCGGCAGAGCGTCGCGGTCGATCTCGAGGTGACGGGCGCGACATCGCTCGTGCTGGTGGCCGATCCGACGGTGGACGGCACGACGTGGGATCATGCGCTCTGGATAGATCCGCGCGTGGTGATGGCGGATGGCAGCGAGCGCAGTCTGCTCGATCAGTCGTGGACGCGGGCGGATGCGTTTTGGAGCAATCTATCCACGGAGAAAGCGCCCGGCGGCGGGCGGATGTCGTCGGGAGGAAAGCCGGTCGCGCGCGGCATCGGTGCTCATGCGCCTGCGTTGATCGAGTACGCGCTGCCCGCGGGGGCGGTGAGATTCCTCGCGACGGCGGCGCTCGATGATGCGGCGGTGAAGGCGACGAAGGGCGGGAGCGTGGAGTTTCGCGTGTTCGTGGGGCGGCCTGGTGATGGCAGCGAGCGGCCGGGGCTGCCGGTCGAGGTTGCGCTGAAGGATCTAGGCATCAGCGGTCCGGTGAAGGTGCGGGATTTGTGGGCGAAGCAAGACCTCGGCGAGATTGGAGAACGATTCGCGCCGGTGATTCCGTGGCACGGCGCGGGGTTGTATCGCGTGTCGGTGCCGGCTCCATGA